One window of the Crassaminicella thermophila genome contains the following:
- a CDS encoding RNA-guided endonuclease InsQ/TnpB family protein, producing MGFKKNKDSVILCKKVKIYPTKEQIANIERDSFLCKMLYNTYLTQRKEYYNCYNKSMKMTEQRSQIKLLREQNTEYAKVYAKHLHAVCMDLDEDYKGCIKKRSKGEKAKLPRYKDKNYFYPLKTPKQYIKIKEDKIKLGFYELKVDVNEIPTNYGEVWISKVRNKYIISITYEANKKENNNNNVLAIDLGISKLVTGINQNGKVIEIINPRYDKYWNKKIDKVRAMRDTKKKGSKRYKKLTRTLKRLYENRRKQQEHFIHTITKYLVLNNKELILGDLSQEQMIKKSNLAKLNRSIKENWALGKFKTFLTYKAKLHDVNIVYINEAYTSKTCSNCGNQQDMRLSKRTYTCECGMTLDRDINSSINIFNKYKENSMLNYKNINRVTTLHFHYGKLVA from the coding sequence ATGGGGTTCAAGAAGAATAAAGATAGTGTTATATTATGTAAAAAAGTTAAAATATATCCTACAAAAGAACAAATAGCTAATATAGAAAGAGATAGTTTTTTATGTAAAATGTTATATAACACTTATCTAACTCAAAGAAAAGAATATTATAATTGCTACAATAAAAGTATGAAAATGACAGAACAACGAAGTCAAATTAAATTACTTCGTGAACAAAATACTGAATATGCTAAAGTGTATGCAAAACATCTTCATGCTGTTTGTATGGATTTAGACGAAGATTATAAAGGATGTATTAAAAAAAGAAGTAAAGGAGAAAAAGCAAAACTCCCAAGATATAAAGATAAAAACTATTTTTACCCACTTAAAACACCTAAACAATATATAAAAATAAAGGAAGATAAAATTAAACTAGGCTTTTATGAATTAAAGGTTGATGTTAATGAAATACCAACAAATTATGGAGAAGTCTGGATTAGTAAAGTTAGAAATAAGTATATAATTTCAATAACTTATGAAGCTAACAAAAAAGAAAATAATAACAATAATGTTTTAGCAATAGATTTGGGAATTTCTAAACTTGTAACAGGTATAAATCAAAATGGAAAAGTTATTGAAATTATAAACCCAAGATATGATAAGTATTGGAATAAAAAAATAGATAAAGTAAGGGCAATGAGAGATACAAAGAAAAAAGGAAGCAAAAGATATAAAAAATTAACTAGGACTTTAAAAAGATTATATGAAAACAGAAGAAAACAGCAAGAACATTTTATTCATACTATAACAAAATATTTAGTTTTAAATAATAAAGAATTAATTCTTGGAGATTTATCACAAGAGCAAATGATTAAAAAATCAAATTTAGCAAAATTAAATAGAAGTATAAAGGAAAATTGGGCTTTAGGGAAATTTAAGACGTTTTTAACATACAAGGCAAAATTGCATGATGTTAATATAGTTTATATAAATGAAGCATATACTTCTAAAACTTGTTCAAATTGTGGAAATCAACAAGATATGAGATTATCAAAAAGAACATATACCTGTGAGTGTGGTATGACATTAGATAGAGATATTAATTCAAGCATCAACATTTTCAATAAATATAAAGAAAATTCAATGTTGAATTACAAAAATATAAATCGAGTAACTACTCTACATTTCCACTATGGAAAATTAGTTGCTTGA
- a CDS encoding NAD-dependent protein deacylase encodes MSIEKLKKMVSESDNIVFFGGAGTSTESNIPDFRTADTGLYNMDGYKYPPEVILSHSFFMKYPEEFYKFYKSKMIYKDAKPNLAHKALAELERKNKLKAVITQNIDGLHQLAKSNNVLELHGSIYRNYCMKCSESYSLDYVINSEGIVPKCNKCGGIIKPDVVLYEEGLDIDVLKKAIEYVSKADMLIVGGTSLVVYPAASLVEYYKGNKLILINKSATPYDHMANLVIHDSIGKVLNGVL; translated from the coding sequence TTGAGCATAGAAAAATTAAAGAAAATGGTTTCAGAAAGTGATAATATTGTTTTCTTTGGTGGGGCAGGTACATCTACAGAAAGTAATATACCTGATTTTAGAACAGCAGACACAGGATTATATAATATGGATGGATACAAGTATCCACCTGAAGTAATACTGAGTCATAGCTTTTTTATGAAGTATCCTGAGGAATTTTATAAATTTTATAAAAGTAAAATGATTTATAAGGATGCAAAACCTAATCTAGCCCATAAGGCATTAGCAGAACTTGAAAGAAAAAATAAATTAAAAGCAGTTATTACCCAAAACATTGACGGATTGCATCAATTGGCTAAAAGTAATAATGTTTTAGAATTACACGGGTCTATTTATAGAAATTATTGTATGAAATGTAGTGAGAGCTATTCTTTAGATTATGTGATCAATAGCGAAGGGATTGTTCCAAAATGTAATAAATGTGGAGGAATTATAAAGCCAGATGTGGTTTTATATGAAGAAGGATTGGATATAGATGTATTAAAAAAAGCTATCGAATACGTATCAAAAGCAGATATGCTTATCGTAGGGGGAACGTCTCTTGTAGTATATCCAGCGGCTAGTTTGGTAGAGTATTATAAAGGGAATAAATTGATTCTTATTAATAAAAGTGCTACGCCTTATGATCATATGGCTAACCTGGTTATTCATGATAGTATAGGGAAAGTTTTAAATGGTGTTTTATAG
- the bioA gene encoding adenosylmethionine--8-amino-7-oxononanoate transaminase, which yields MNTLQKKDLQYIWHPCSQMKDYETFPPIIIEKGKGLYLYDVDGHKYLDAISSWWVNLFGHCNPRINNAIQKQLNNLEHVIFANFSHKPAIELAEKLVKITPKGLNKVFFSDNGSSAVENALKLSFQYHQQTGNPSKTKFVAISDAYHGETIGALSVGDIDLYKKIYKPLLINTYKVQGPDCYRCPYGNCRETCNAECFEHMEKLIIKKHHEISGVIIEPLIQGAAGMKIYPPIYLKKLRKLCTTYNVHFIADEIAVGFGRTGKMFACEHANVSPDIMCLSKGITAGYMPLSVMLMTNTIYDAFYSDYTNLKAFMDSHSYTGNTLACAVACETLKIFEEENIIEKNKEKSKIIKNCVENAFNNHPYIGEFRQLGMIGALELVKNRKTKEGFDWKERVGYKIYQIALKNGLLLRPLGNVIYFMPPYVIEKEDIEFMVSTALKSINTYFRL from the coding sequence ATGAATACATTACAAAAAAAAGATTTACAATATATTTGGCATCCTTGTTCTCAAATGAAAGATTATGAAACTTTTCCACCCATCATTATAGAAAAAGGAAAAGGACTTTATTTATATGATGTAGATGGGCATAAATACTTAGATGCTATTTCTTCTTGGTGGGTTAATTTATTTGGTCACTGCAACCCAAGAATTAATAATGCTATTCAAAAACAATTGAATAATTTAGAGCATGTTATCTTTGCAAATTTCTCTCATAAACCTGCTATTGAACTAGCGGAAAAACTTGTAAAAATTACTCCAAAGGGACTTAATAAAGTATTTTTCTCTGATAATGGTTCTTCAGCAGTAGAAAATGCTTTAAAATTAAGCTTTCAATATCATCAACAAACTGGAAATCCTAGCAAAACAAAATTTGTAGCTATTTCTGATGCTTATCACGGAGAAACCATTGGAGCCCTTTCTGTAGGAGATATCGATTTATACAAAAAAATATACAAGCCCCTTTTAATAAATACTTACAAAGTCCAAGGTCCAGACTGCTATCGATGTCCTTATGGTAATTGTCGAGAAACCTGCAACGCTGAATGCTTTGAGCATATGGAAAAACTAATTATCAAAAAACATCATGAAATTTCTGGTGTTATTATCGAACCTTTAATTCAAGGAGCTGCAGGCATGAAAATTTATCCGCCAATTTATCTTAAAAAGTTAAGAAAGCTTTGTACAACATATAATGTTCATTTTATTGCTGATGAAATTGCTGTAGGGTTTGGTCGAACAGGAAAAATGTTTGCTTGTGAACATGCAAACGTATCTCCTGATATTATGTGCCTATCAAAAGGAATTACAGCAGGATATATGCCTCTATCTGTTATGCTTATGACTAATACAATCTATGATGCATTCTATAGTGATTATACAAATCTTAAGGCCTTTATGGATAGTCACAGTTATACCGGAAATACCCTAGCCTGTGCAGTAGCCTGTGAAACATTAAAGATTTTTGAAGAAGAAAATATAATAGAAAAAAACAAAGAAAAATCTAAAATTATTAAAAATTGTGTCGAGAATGCTTTTAATAATCATCCTTATATAGGGGAATTTCGACAATTAGGAATGATAGGTGCACTAGAATTAGTAAAGAATCGAAAAACAAAAGAAGGATTTGACTGGAAAGAAAGGGTAGGCTATAAAATTTATCAAATTGCATTAAAAAATGGATTATTACTTCGTCCTTTAGGAAATGTAATTTACTTTATGCCTCCTTATGTTATTGAAAAAGAAGATATTGAATTCATGGTATCTACTGCATTAAAATCAATCAATACATATTTTCGTCTTTAA
- a CDS encoding sensor histidine kinase: MTKKSLYPENIVRRILIFTLTICMMLTTVLIYFSHNITKERSFKVINDMSFKNSQIYAETIGDWIHERMNAMQIYADTPIVKSMDWNKIEPYLKKEIKDSKIYNCLFIADDLGNFVTTDGDHTNIYDRKYFQAAMSGKSSISNLLISKLTKELICTIAVPIRNDNGKIVGVMGGIMNLEHIHNLTKKFKVDHPDSYSYILDKNGLTISHPNKNFVMNKNIIKSIEFVDPKPYNIDQVLNNDMGYIEYNFEGTMAYGYYYSIPNTDGWKLFIKVPKEYISKSIQENTNKLLSIGILGTMIIGIISLVIGQVIAEPMLKLKKDMKESKRLLEERIKYDQLRTEFFSNISHELKTPLNIIFSTTQLLNLSIKDPENIHVEKLNKYVHTMKQNCNRLLRLINNLIDITKIDSGFMQLNLQNKNIVDIIEDITLSTVEYVKSKGRTIIFDTEVEEKVMAFDLDKIERIILNLISNAIKFTKPGDKIEVSIYDKEDKVFIVVKDTGIGIPEDKQNLIFERFRQVDGSLKRKTEGSGIGLSLVKSLVTMHEGNISVKRECGKGTEFVIKLPVKLVSEADYITKDSSFLEKDRVEKINIEFSDIYS; the protein is encoded by the coding sequence ATGACAAAGAAAAGTTTATATCCTGAAAATATAGTAAGAAGAATTCTTATTTTCACCTTAACAATTTGTATGATGCTTACAACGGTGCTTATATATTTTTCCCACAATATAACAAAAGAAAGAAGTTTTAAAGTGATTAACGATATGAGCTTTAAAAATTCACAAATTTATGCAGAAACTATTGGTGATTGGATTCATGAAAGAATGAATGCTATGCAGATTTATGCAGATACGCCTATTGTAAAGAGTATGGATTGGAATAAAATAGAACCTTATTTAAAAAAAGAAATAAAAGATTCTAAAATATATAATTGTTTGTTTATAGCTGATGATTTGGGAAATTTTGTAACGACAGATGGAGATCATACAAATATTTATGATCGGAAATACTTTCAAGCTGCAATGAGTGGAAAATCATCAATATCGAATTTATTAATCTCTAAACTTACAAAGGAATTGATTTGTACTATTGCTGTTCCAATAAGAAATGATAACGGGAAAATTGTTGGAGTGATGGGAGGAATTATGAATTTAGAGCATATTCATAATTTAACAAAAAAATTCAAAGTAGACCATCCAGATTCCTATTCATATATTTTAGATAAAAATGGACTTACTATAAGCCATCCAAACAAAAACTTTGTTATGAATAAAAATATTATAAAATCCATAGAATTTGTAGATCCAAAGCCTTATAATATAGATCAGGTATTGAATAATGATATGGGATATATTGAGTATAATTTTGAAGGAACTATGGCTTATGGGTATTATTATAGTATTCCAAATACAGATGGATGGAAGCTGTTTATTAAAGTTCCAAAGGAATATATATCTAAGTCTATTCAAGAAAATACAAATAAGTTATTAAGTATTGGTATTTTAGGTACAATGATTATTGGGATTATTTCACTTGTTATTGGACAAGTTATAGCAGAACCTATGTTAAAGTTAAAGAAAGATATGAAAGAAAGTAAACGATTGCTTGAAGAGAGAATCAAATATGATCAATTAAGAACAGAATTTTTTTCAAATATTTCTCATGAATTAAAGACACCTTTAAATATTATTTTTTCAACAACCCAATTGTTAAATTTATCTATAAAAGATCCAGAAAATATCCATGTAGAGAAATTAAATAAATATGTACATACAATGAAGCAAAATTGTAATAGACTTTTAAGATTGATAAATAATTTAATTGATATTACAAAAATAGATTCAGGATTTATGCAATTAAATTTACAAAATAAAAATATTGTAGATATAATTGAAGATATTACTTTATCTACTGTAGAATATGTAAAAAGCAAAGGGCGAACCATTATATTTGATACAGAAGTTGAGGAAAAAGTTATGGCATTTGATCTAGATAAAATTGAAAGAATTATATTAAATCTTATTTCTAATGCTATTAAGTTTACAAAGCCAGGAGATAAGATAGAAGTTAGTATTTATGATAAAGAAGACAAAGTTTTTATTGTTGTAAAAGATACGGGAATTGGTATTCCAGAAGATAAACAAAATTTAATTTTTGAGAGATTTAGACAAGTAGATGGATCACTAAAGAGGAAAACAGAAGGAAGCGGAATTGGTCTATCTTTAGTAAAATCACTTGTAACAATGCATGAAGGGAATATTTCTGTAAAAAGAGAATGTGGTAAGGGAACAGAATTTGTGATTAAATTACCTGTGAAATTAGTTTCAGAAGCAGATTATATAACAAAAGATAGTAGTTTTTTAGAAAAAGATAGAGTGGAGAAAATAAACATTGAGTTTTCAGACATTTATTCTTAA
- a CDS encoding Na+/H+ antiporter NhaC family protein: MQEEKRKLDFYGGGWTSFLPFFIFLVIAIYISVLKAPDVRGMWVGALAGIMFTFFLAKDRMYYSEIVIEGMADKIAIVPVACWIFAGVFAAVLRSSHLVEGIIWGAYHVGASGTIFVVITFLASALFATAAGTGFGTIVAGMSVLYPAGVLLGANPLVLAGAIVGGGAFGDNLAPVSDTTICSAASQGADVGGVVKSRLRYSVAAAIITLFVIIIFGGGGTVSNVPYEILAQYMNPKGLIMLIPAAITIYIAIKKGDIIYATTIGTVISIVIAILFGLNSFSNLVYIKDGAVGGVIVNGIAGMVDICILALLILSCVHIMKAGGGDKKLLELAEKFVKTVRGAEASIAILVTTMAAIMGLNAPPILAVGTSYAKPLGEKYKIHPYRRANILDATACTLAYCLPWTPALLLTQSLAKDASEQFGNLVPSLTPIQMAPWIIYCWTLLIVMGFAIITGWGRKYIESDGEPVAIKK, from the coding sequence ATGCAAGAAGAGAAGAGAAAACTAGATTTTTATGGAGGAGGATGGACATCATTTTTACCATTTTTTATCTTTTTGGTCATAGCGATTTATATTTCGGTTCTTAAAGCTCCAGATGTAAGAGGTATGTGGGTAGGAGCTTTAGCAGGTATTATGTTTACTTTTTTCTTAGCAAAAGATAGAATGTATTATTCAGAGATTGTTATTGAAGGGATGGCTGATAAAATTGCTATTGTGCCAGTAGCATGCTGGATTTTTGCAGGTGTATTTGCTGCTGTATTAAGATCATCACATTTAGTAGAAGGGATTATATGGGGAGCTTATCATGTGGGTGCAAGTGGAACGATATTTGTAGTGATTACATTTTTAGCATCAGCATTGTTTGCAACAGCAGCAGGGACAGGTTTTGGAACAATTGTTGCTGGAATGTCTGTATTATATCCTGCAGGAGTTTTACTAGGAGCTAATCCTTTAGTGCTTGCAGGAGCAATCGTAGGAGGCGGTGCATTTGGAGATAATCTAGCACCAGTTTCAGATACGACTATATGTTCAGCAGCAAGTCAAGGAGCTGATGTAGGTGGAGTTGTAAAATCAAGACTTAGATATTCAGTTGCAGCTGCTATTATTACACTTTTTGTTATAATCATTTTTGGAGGAGGAGGAACGGTTTCTAATGTTCCATATGAAATATTAGCTCAGTATATGAATCCAAAAGGGTTGATTATGTTAATTCCAGCTGCTATTACAATTTATATAGCCATTAAAAAAGGAGATATTATATATGCAACAACTATTGGAACGGTAATTTCTATTGTTATTGCAATTTTGTTTGGTTTAAATAGTTTTTCAAATTTAGTGTATATAAAAGATGGAGCAGTTGGAGGAGTAATTGTAAATGGTATTGCAGGTATGGTTGATATCTGTATTCTTGCTCTCTTAATCTTATCTTGTGTGCATATTATGAAAGCAGGTGGAGGAGATAAAAAACTATTAGAATTAGCGGAAAAATTTGTAAAAACTGTAAGAGGCGCAGAAGCATCTATTGCTATATTGGTAACGACAATGGCAGCGATTATGGGTTTGAATGCACCACCTATTCTTGCAGTGGGAACCTCTTATGCAAAACCATTAGGAGAGAAATATAAAATCCATCCGTATAGAAGAGCAAATATTCTTGATGCTACAGCATGTACATTAGCTTATTGCTTGCCTTGGACGCCTGCTTTATTGCTTACTCAATCATTAGCAAAGGATGCAAGTGAACAATTTGGAAACCTTGTCCCATCGTTAACACCTATACAAATGGCTCCATGGATTATATATTGCTGGACATTGCTAATTGTAATGGGTTTTGCAATTATTACAGGATGGGGAAGAAAATATATAGAATCTGATGGAGAGCCTGTAGCAATAAAAAAATGA
- the bioD gene encoding dethiobiotin synthase, with product MSKGLFIIGTDTDVGKTVVTAGLIHLLRSKNYDACYFKPVLSGAAFKNGQFIPGDTNFVKTLGDIPESLENMTPYSFKTPVSPHLAAKIENVAIQVSIIKQKFEDLKQKYPYMVVEGAGGLIVPLKAKYMLYDLVKDLHLPIVVVGRAGLGTINHTLLTVRYAQSVGIKVKGIILNGYDSSNKCHLDNKKTIKELTKLSVLTIPKLKDINVEKIQLGNLKNIIKENLDVKTLIEWMEPC from the coding sequence ATGTCAAAAGGGCTCTTCATTATTGGAACAGATACAGATGTAGGAAAAACAGTTGTCACAGCAGGACTTATACATCTTCTTCGTTCAAAAAATTATGATGCTTGTTATTTCAAGCCTGTATTAAGTGGTGCTGCTTTTAAAAATGGACAATTCATTCCAGGAGACACCAATTTTGTAAAAACTTTAGGAGATATTCCTGAGTCTTTAGAAAATATGACTCCCTATTCTTTTAAAACGCCAGTTTCACCCCATCTAGCAGCTAAAATAGAAAATGTAGCAATTCAAGTTTCCATAATAAAACAAAAATTTGAAGACCTAAAACAAAAATATCCATACATGGTTGTAGAAGGAGCTGGAGGACTTATTGTTCCACTAAAAGCTAAATATATGCTGTATGATTTGGTAAAGGATTTACATTTACCTATTGTTGTTGTTGGACGTGCAGGACTTGGTACAATCAATCATACTCTCCTTACAGTACGCTATGCACAAAGTGTTGGAATTAAAGTAAAGGGAATTATATTAAATGGATATGATTCTTCAAATAAATGTCATCTTGATAACAAAAAAACCATAAAGGAGCTTACAAAGCTTTCTGTACTTACAATCCCAAAACTAAAAGATATAAATGTTGAAAAAATACAATTGGGAAATTTAAAAAATATCATCAAAGAAAATTTGGATGTAAAAACATTAATAGAATGGATGGAACCATGCTAG
- a CDS encoding methyl-accepting chemotaxis protein yields the protein MKRISTKIILAVVLSTVIISTFITIIVIKKSSQVVYEKIQENLSLQSESTTNQFNSTLLNVEMSVKGLKTAIEGSFDKSNMTNPAYIKKYMNIIAPTVKQFAEHSKGTISSYFFFNPNLVGDLYYICYSDKRGDGNFIRVENQLYTKDDFYPNNEDLSWYYNASKTKKGIWSDVYISDKMGQEMISYTSAVYIDNILIGVIGMNINFEIFENKIHKIKLYDTGYAFLLNKKFDYLIHPTLTRSHNLTTIADGKYKNLAKLLKKNTKGISEVTFADVDKILSYERLKNGWFILIAVSKDEIFKEIKDLSKVAITITLTGVILSMFIALYIGKKIAKPITLLTELIDKTKNLDLIYDERFSIVLKYKDETGKIAKSIVDMRKSLREIATHIKENSKSVTEYANHLATSTSDVSTSVEGVVKAIEELASGSTAQAKEVQEGVSKLSSFANKIKDMTNSASLMEQYSNETIKVNQQGMKAIMDLENKFEENNKIIHQVGKKVNELSTKSSTINEIVNAIESIAEQTNLLALNAAIEAARAGKAGRGFAVVAEEIRKLAVETRKSTKNIEIIVNQIQSEINGTKNHMDLAQEINKKTNQVLKNTAQVFNEIEKSLKNTVHQIENVTNNIKDIDENKDHIVTSMQEISAISEASAASTEEVSASIEEQSTSIEVISNTAQNLNEISIKLKEIVDKFHV from the coding sequence ATGAAAAGAATTAGCACTAAAATCATTTTAGCAGTTGTTCTATCTACTGTTATTATATCAACTTTTATAACAATCATAGTAATAAAAAAATCAAGTCAAGTAGTTTATGAAAAAATTCAAGAAAATTTATCTTTACAATCTGAAAGTACAACTAATCAATTTAATAGTACTCTTTTAAATGTGGAAATGAGTGTAAAAGGCTTAAAAACAGCAATTGAAGGTAGTTTTGATAAATCAAACATGACAAATCCTGCATATATAAAAAAGTATATGAATATTATAGCCCCAACAGTCAAACAATTTGCTGAACATTCAAAAGGTACTATATCCTCCTATTTTTTCTTTAATCCAAATCTTGTAGGAGATCTATATTATATATGCTATTCAGATAAACGTGGAGATGGAAATTTCATAAGAGTAGAAAATCAGCTTTATACTAAAGATGATTTTTATCCAAATAATGAAGATTTGTCTTGGTATTACAATGCTTCAAAAACAAAAAAAGGCATATGGAGTGATGTTTATATTAGTGATAAAATGGGGCAAGAAATGATTTCCTATACTTCTGCCGTTTACATAGATAACATACTTATTGGCGTCATTGGAATGAACATTAATTTTGAAATTTTCGAGAATAAAATCCATAAAATCAAACTTTATGATACAGGATATGCCTTTTTATTAAACAAAAAATTTGATTATCTCATTCATCCTACATTAACAAGATCACATAATCTAACAACTATAGCAGATGGAAAATATAAAAATCTAGCTAAGTTGCTCAAAAAAAATACAAAGGGAATATCAGAAGTTACCTTTGCAGATGTAGATAAGATTTTAAGCTATGAAAGACTAAAAAATGGCTGGTTTATACTTATCGCTGTTAGTAAAGATGAAATTTTTAAAGAAATTAAAGATTTATCAAAAGTAGCTATAACCATCACACTAACTGGAGTTATATTATCTATGTTTATTGCCTTATATATAGGAAAAAAAATTGCAAAGCCTATTACATTACTAACAGAACTGATAGATAAAACAAAAAATTTAGACTTAATCTATGACGAAAGATTTAGTATTGTATTGAAATACAAAGATGAAACAGGAAAAATAGCAAAATCTATTGTTGATATGCGAAAATCTCTAAGGGAAATCGCAACCCATATAAAAGAAAATTCAAAAAGTGTTACAGAATATGCAAATCACCTAGCTACTTCTACAAGCGATGTTTCAACTTCTGTAGAAGGTGTTGTCAAAGCTATTGAAGAGCTTGCAAGTGGATCCACTGCACAGGCTAAAGAAGTACAAGAGGGTGTATCCAAATTATCATCTTTCGCAAATAAAATAAAAGACATGACAAATAGCGCTAGCTTGATGGAACAATATTCAAATGAAACTATAAAGGTTAATCAACAAGGTATGAAAGCTATTATGGACTTAGAAAATAAATTTGAAGAAAATAATAAAATAATCCATCAAGTTGGTAAAAAAGTAAATGAACTTTCAACAAAGTCTAGTACAATCAATGAAATTGTTAATGCAATTGAATCCATTGCAGAGCAAACAAATCTTTTAGCATTAAATGCAGCTATAGAAGCAGCTCGAGCAGGAAAAGCTGGACGTGGATTTGCAGTCGTTGCCGAAGAAATTCGAAAACTAGCAGTAGAAACAAGAAAATCTACAAAAAACATAGAAATTATTGTAAATCAAATTCAATCAGAGATTAATGGTACTAAAAATCATATGGATCTGGCACAAGAAATAAATAAAAAAACGAATCAAGTCCTTAAAAATACTGCTCAAGTTTTTAATGAAATAGAAAAATCATTAAAAAATACTGTACATCAAATAGAAAATGTAACAAATAATATAAAAGATATTGATGAAAATAAAGATCACATTGTTACTTCAATGCAAGAAATATCTGCAATATCAGAAGCATCTGCAGCTTCTACTGAAGAAGTTTCTGCATCCATTGAAGAACAATCTACATCCATTGAAGTAATTTCAAATACTGCTCAAAATCTTAATGAAATATCTATAAAATTAAAGGAAATTGTTGATAAATTTCATGTTTAA